A section of the Symphalangus syndactylus isolate Jambi chromosome 19, NHGRI_mSymSyn1-v2.1_pri, whole genome shotgun sequence genome encodes:
- the YIPF1 gene encoding protein YIPF1 produces the protein MAAVDDLQFEEFGNAATSLTANPDATTVNIEDPGETPKHQRGSPGGSGREEDDELLGNDDSDKTELLAGQKKSSPFWTFEYYQTFFDVDTYQVFDRIKGSLLPIPGKNFVRLYIRSNPDLYGPFWICATLVFAIAISGNLSNFLIHLGEKTYHYVPEFRKVSIAATIIYAYAWLVPLALWGFLMWRNSKVMNIVSYSFLEIVCVYGYSLFIYIPTAILWIIPQKAVRWILVVIALGISGSVLAMTFWPAVREDNRRVALATVVTIVLLHMLLSVGCLAYFFDAPEMDHLPTIIATPNQTVAAAKSS, from the exons ATGGCAGCAGTAGATGACTTGCAATTTGAAG AATTTGGCAATGCAGCCACTTCTCTGACAGCAAACCCAGATGCCACCACAGTAAACATTGAGGATCCTGGTGAAACCCCAAAACATCAGCGAGGATCCCCAGGAGGCTCAGGAAGAGAAGAAGATGATGAGTTACTGGGAAATGATGACTCTGACAAAACTGAG tTACTTGCTGGACAGAAGAAAAGCTCCCCCTTCTGGACATTTGAATACTACCAAACATTCTTTGATGTGGACACCTACCAG GTCTTTGACAGAATTAAAGGATCTCTTTTGCCAATACCCGGGAAAAACTTTGTGAGGTTATATATCCGCAGTAATCCCGATCTCTATG GCCCCTTTTGGATATGTGCCACGTTGGTCTTTGCCATAGCAATTAGTGGGAATCTTTCCAACTTCTTGATCCATCTGGGAGAGAAGACGTACCATTATGTGCCCGAATTCCGAAAAG TGTCCATAGCAGCCACCATCATCTATGCCTATGCCTGGCTGGTTCCTCTCGCACTCTGGGGTTTCCTCATGTGGAGAAACAGCAAAGTTATGAACATCGTCTCCTATTCATTTCTGGAGATTGTGTGTGTCTATGGATATTCCCTCTTCATTTATATCCCCACCGCA atACTGTGGATTATCCCCCAGAAAGCTGTTCGTTGGATTCTAGTCGTGATTGCCCTGGGCATCTCAGGATCTGTCTTGGCAATGACATTTTGGCCAGCTGTTCGTGAGGATAACCGACGCGTTGCATTGGCCACAGTTGTGACAATTGTGTTGCTTCATATGCTGCTTTCTGTGGGCTGCTTG gcATACTTTTTTGATGCACCAGAGATGGACCATCTCCCAACAATTATAGCTACTCCAAACCAAACAGTTGCTGCAGCCAAGTCCAGCTAA